The Streptomyces sp. NBC_00597 DNA segment GATCCTGCCGCTGCGCGTCTTCAGCACGCCCGGGAGCCGGGGCCGCAGCGGGCCCAGGTCGATCCCGTGCGGGTGCACGAGCAGCCGCTCCAGGCTGAGCCCCGCGCCCTCGTCCGTTCCCGCCCCCGTCCCCGCCTGCGGGGCGGAGCCGGCGCCGAACCGGTCTCCGTACGGCCCGAGTCGGAGCATCAGGTCCAGCCGCCGTTCGGGGCCGCTCTCCCCGGTGAGCAGACCGGCCAGGCGCGCCGGGTCCTGCCCGTGCAGCGGGGAGTGCGGGTCGGCGGTCTCCTTGGCGAGGGTGCCTCGGATGACCATGTCGTCGACGGCGGCCGGGGTGGCGGAACCGTACGTGCCGGAGACGGCGAGGACGAGGCGGGCATGGATCTCGCACTCGTCGAGCCGGCCCGCTTCGAGCGGGACGGCGGCGCGGGTGTAGCGCGCCTGGTTGCGGATGGCGAACCCGTTGAAGGCGAAGTCGTGGTGCGCGCTCTGCGAGGGCGGCGGCGGAGGCAGCACGACGTGGGCGTGGCGGGAGGTCTCGTTGAGGTACGGGTCGATGCTGACCATGAAGTCGAGCCCGGCCAGGGCCTCGTCGAGGCGCCGCCCGTCGGGTGCGGACAGCACCGGGTTGGCGGCGATGGCGACCAGGGCGCGGATCCGCCCCTCCCCCGGCGTCTCGATCTCCTCGGCCAGGGCGGCCATGGGCAGTTCGGCCTTGGCCTCGGGGTGGCCGCTGACCCGGCTGCGCCAGCGGCCCAGGGTGAACCCCTTGCCGGGTCCGCCGGGGCGCGGCCGCGGCCCGGCGGCCGACAGCGGGAAGAGGACTCCCCCGGGCCGGTCGAGGTTGCCGGTGAGGATGTTCAGCACGTCGACCAGCCAGCTGGCGAGCGTGCCGTACTCGACGGTGCAGCTGCCGATCCGCCCGTAGACGGCAGCGGTGGGCGCGGCCGCGAGGTCGCGGGCGAGGTCGCGGATCTCGGCGGCCGTGAGGTCGCAGGCGGGGGCAACGGCCTCAGGAGTGAAACTCGCGAGGGCTTCCGCGAGTTCCCCGATCCCTTCGGTCCGTTCCGCCACCGCGCCCGGGGCGGCGAGCTTCTCCGCGAGGAGGGTGTGCGCGAGGGCGGCCAGCAGCAGGGCGTCGCTGCCGGGGCGCGGCGCCAAGTGGCGGTCGGCGAGCTTGGCCGTCCGGGTGCGGCGCGGATCGACGACGACCAGGGTGCCGCCCCGGGCGCGCAGCGCCTTGAGCCGGCCGGGGAAGTCGGGGGCGGTGCACAGGGAGCCGTTGGACTCGACCGGGTTGGCGCCGAGGAGCAGCAGGAAGTCGGTGCGGTCGAGGTCGGGGACCGGGATGGCGAAGGGGTCTCCGAAGAGGAGCCCGCTGGAGACGTGCTTGGGCATCTGATCGAGGGTGCTGGCGGTGAAGAGGTTGCGGGTGCCGAGGGCCTTGAGTAGGAGCGGCGGGTAGAGGGCGCCCGCCATGGTGTGCACGTTCGGGTTGCCGAGGACCACGCCGACGGACTGGGCGCCGTGCTCCTGCACGAGGGCCGGGATCGCGGCGGCGACGGCCTCGTACGCCTCGTCCCAGGTGGCCTCCCGGAGCCGGCCGTCGCGGCGGACGAGGGGCGTCCGCAGCCGGTCGGGGTCGGCGTCGAGCGCACCGAACGCCGCGCCCTTGGGGCAGATGAACCCACGACTGAAAACGTCTTCGCGGTCCCCGCGCGCGCCGGTGACGGCGGTGCCTTCGATGGTGAGGGTGAGGCCGCAGGTGGCTTCGCAGAGGGGGCAGATGCGCAGGGCGGTGCGGGGCATGGGCCCTCCAGGGACGGCAGGCTGCGACGTGAACACGCCGGCGAGCCGAGCATACCGACCGGTAGGCACGGTGGGGAGGCCCTGGAGGCGGGCCCGGCAGCGCGGGCTGGGCCGGGGATGGGCGCGGGGACGGGGCGGGTCAGTCGAGCACGCGGGCGAGGTAGGCGTGCATCATGGCCCGGGTTTCGGCCACGATGCCGGGGTCCCCGGCCGGGTCGGCGCGGAAGGCCAGCTTCGTCAGCGCGTCCGTGGCCTCGACGGCGACCAGGACCGCCCGTTCCAGGGTCGCGTCCGGGGTCAGGCCGAGGTGCGCGCCGAGCAGTTCGGTGAGGCGTACGGCGACCAGCCGGTTGGGGTCCGCGG contains these protein-coding regions:
- a CDS encoding molybdopterin oxidoreductase family protein; translation: MPRTALRICPLCEATCGLTLTIEGTAVTGARGDREDVFSRGFICPKGAAFGALDADPDRLRTPLVRRDGRLREATWDEAYEAVAAAIPALVQEHGAQSVGVVLGNPNVHTMAGALYPPLLLKALGTRNLFTASTLDQMPKHVSSGLLFGDPFAIPVPDLDRTDFLLLLGANPVESNGSLCTAPDFPGRLKALRARGGTLVVVDPRRTRTAKLADRHLAPRPGSDALLLAALAHTLLAEKLAAPGAVAERTEGIGELAEALASFTPEAVAPACDLTAAEIRDLARDLAAAPTAAVYGRIGSCTVEYGTLASWLVDVLNILTGNLDRPGGVLFPLSAAGPRPRPGGPGKGFTLGRWRSRVSGHPEAKAELPMAALAEEIETPGEGRIRALVAIAANPVLSAPDGRRLDEALAGLDFMVSIDPYLNETSRHAHVVLPPPPPSQSAHHDFAFNGFAIRNQARYTRAAVPLEAGRLDECEIHARLVLAVSGTYGSATPAAVDDMVIRGTLAKETADPHSPLHGQDPARLAGLLTGESGPERRLDLMLRLGPYGDRFGAGSAPQAGTGAGTDEGAGLSLERLLVHPHGIDLGPLRPRLPGVLKTRSGRIELFPDPIAADLPRLRAALADRPAALVLVGRRHLRSNNSWLHNVPALTGGSNRCTLQVHPQDAGRLGLTEGGMARITADGGSLEVPVEVTDTVRTGVVSLPHGWGHDRDGARLSVASAVPGANVNQLLDGSRLDPLSGTAVLNGFPVELTPLP